In Solanum lycopersicum chromosome 3, SLM_r2.1, the genomic stretch CTTAATGAACTAGctactaaataaaacatgaattgcatttattttattttgatagatAAATATTACGCTGTTGATGCTGGTCTATGGAATACAAGAGGATTTTTAGCTCCATTCATTGGAATGCGCTATCATTTGCAGGACTATCGAGGAAGTGAAAGAGAGCCTAAGAATGGAAAAGAACTATTTAACTATAGACATGCTTCTCTGCGCAATGTAATTGAAAGAACTTTTGGTGCATGGAAAAATAGATTCAGAATACTAAGACAAGGCATGAACAACTATGAATGTGACATGCAAGTGAAAATAGTAATTGCTTGCGCtgtattgcataattttttatgtgaacaccaaagtagtgatggaatattcaatgaatatgaaaatgatgatatggttgttgatgaaagtGACGAACTACTGGCTCAGGGTAACAACATCGCTTCATCTTCTCAATCGTCTGATTCGAAAATGCAAGTTCATCGAGAAGAGATTGTTCATAAAATGTGggaagattatattaaagaataggtTGAACTCTTTCAGATGAGAAAGCATAGGTTCTTCAGTGAGTGCAATATtattccttttgttttcttctcttttttcccCCGAATTTATATTAGctgtattttcattatcatgatttgtaccaagaccttttcactatacgaatttttttagtaatgattcttgttgatttgttgCGGAAGTCATAAATCTTGTTACGTGATATTTCTATTGTGctatgtaatacaaatttatggttagtttgatagttttaaaaacatatggggtataaatcatatttcttcaaaaaaatgaaatatgtttctcaaattctgtggccaaacacatggtaaaatttcacccaaattttcatccaaataatatttgccaaaaatatttgaatatttatgtCCAAACGCTAGCTTGAAATCttgaatagtaataatatatattgaaaagtttgaaaaatttcaCAAAGAAGCTTGAAGAATAACGAATGAGTTAtgtgaaattaatttaaaattgataagCTTTTAGTGTAACAAAAAAACTCAtattaaataggaaaaattagACCAATCTGACATGAATTTAGTGCTCAATTATGAACAAATATGAAGAACATGATACGGTAAAATTTAATGTGCaaacttatcattttttaaaattacttttagcTTTTAATTTCTTATGTGGCATTAAAAATGACATAGAATTTTACAAAATGACGTGAAATTTCATGTATAAGTGATTG encodes the following:
- the LOC138347657 gene encoding uncharacterized protein, encoding MNCIYFILIDKYYAVDAGLWNTRGFLAPFIGMRYHLQDYRGSEREPKNGKELFNYRHASLRNVIERTFGAWKNRFRILRQGMNNYECDMQVKIVIACAVLHNFLCEHQSSDGIFNEYENDDMVVDESDELLAQGNNIASSSQSSDSKMQVHREEIVHKMWEDYIKE